A window from uncultured Desulfobacter sp. encodes these proteins:
- a CDS encoding matrixin family metalloprotease has protein sequence MIDGQSFQYTLMGDAWAGDSPVITWNFAENSLVDATLGLSYSGYPTFEAIFDSEQKELIRMAFQAWEDVADIDFVETDDASSVDIRIGWDSIDGSSNNGGATLGQATVWSVNDNITRAAVQIDLADFSTADFSTASPASGKWSFLGTVTHEVGHTLGLDHSEFSSALMYALASDTVTLTSDDIDAIVAVYGQSQGLSVSQDAEDLPDLEKGIDPTYYLDSNPDVAAAGLDAVEHFNAYGWQEGRNPNSFFDITYYLTANTDISAAGINPLAHYLEFGWLEGRDPSTNFSTNDYLIANPDVQLAGINPLIHYLTFGFSEGRPLS, from the coding sequence ATGATAGACGGCCAAAGTTTTCAATATACACTAATGGGAGACGCGTGGGCCGGGGATTCACCGGTTATCACCTGGAATTTTGCCGAAAATTCCCTTGTTGATGCAACCCTGGGCCTGAGTTATTCAGGTTACCCAACCTTTGAAGCGATCTTTGATTCAGAGCAAAAAGAACTGATCAGAATGGCGTTCCAGGCCTGGGAGGATGTGGCGGATATTGACTTTGTAGAAACAGATGATGCAAGTTCCGTGGATATCAGGATCGGATGGGATTCCATCGACGGCAGCAGCAATAATGGCGGTGCTACATTAGGACAGGCAACGGTATGGTCTGTCAATGACAATATAACCCGGGCTGCCGTCCAGATTGACCTTGCGGATTTTTCAACCGCAGATTTTTCAACCGCCAGCCCGGCCTCGGGAAAATGGTCTTTTCTCGGGACCGTGACCCATGAAGTGGGGCATACGCTTGGGCTGGATCACTCTGAATTCTCTTCAGCCCTGATGTATGCCCTGGCGTCGGATACTGTGACCCTGACATCCGACGATATTGATGCCATCGTGGCTGTATATGGTCAATCCCAAGGACTTTCCGTTTCCCAAGACGCGGAGGATCTTCCCGACCTGGAAAAAGGTATTGATCCCACCTATTATCTGGATTCAAATCCGGATGTGGCGGCAGCCGGTCTGGATGCAGTTGAGCATTTCAATGCCTATGGTTGGCAGGAAGGCCGTAATCCAAACAGCTTTTTTGACATAACCTACTACCTTACGGCTAACACCGATATCAGTGCCGCCGGTATCAATCCCCTGGCCCATTACCTTGAATTCGGATGGCTTGAGGGGCGTGATCCGTCAACGAATTTCAGCACCAATGACTACCTTATCGCCAATCCTGACGTACAACTGGCCGGTATAAATCCCCTGATCCATTACCTGACATTCGGCTTTTCAGAAGGGCGGCCCTTATCCTGA
- a CDS encoding type I secretion system permease/ATPase: protein MISFLETWKKYLTWAAVLSCFSNILSLTFSFYMFSIYQNIVVSFSGWSLANITVAAVIAITSMGLFLFARSRLLSRAGNALNIAMREQTFEVMIKSTVIDPKRAYRNGLNDLNTLQTYLSTPAVYAVFDAPWAPFYLILIFIFQPVLGLIATSGAFLTAGLTLLQEILVKDSMKEANRLNSDNQRFVVSFMRNAEVTVGMGMIGNITDRFMYKNQKVMGNQTRSSNVAGIIHAVTDPLRSTIQVLIYCFGAYFCITSGFNPGLMVVCSIIMGQALTPIMRLTGSWRQAAAAREAYFRLKNVAYASALKKQTMPLPPPQGELTVDRVVFGLNGRIWLRGISFNLLPGESLGIIGPSGAGKTTLCRLLLGIWPSIGNGKVYLDGRDIFAWSKDEIGPWIGYLPQEVALFPGTVAENIARLDTGGPDLLSRAIEISGCGPLIESLPQGLDTRVEGETGSKLSGGQKQRIGLARALYGDPKFIVLDEPTSNLDEAGEKQLLRALDSIKGQCTCIMVTHKPSLLQSMDKVLVVREGLAAAFGPKDQVMAQLAGQRAPGSSSQNAQVLPAAGGRP from the coding sequence ATGATCTCATTTCTGGAAACCTGGAAAAAATACCTGACCTGGGCTGCGGTTCTGTCCTGTTTCAGCAATATTCTATCGCTGACGTTCTCCTTTTACATGTTCAGCATATACCAGAATATTGTGGTCTCCTTCTCCGGCTGGTCCCTGGCCAATATCACCGTCGCGGCCGTCATTGCCATTACGAGCATGGGATTATTTCTTTTCGCCCGGTCACGACTGTTGTCACGGGCAGGAAACGCCCTGAATATCGCCATGCGGGAACAAACCTTTGAGGTCATGATCAAATCCACGGTGATTGATCCCAAACGCGCCTACCGAAACGGTCTCAATGACCTGAACACCTTGCAGACCTACTTGTCCACCCCGGCAGTATATGCCGTATTTGATGCGCCATGGGCGCCTTTTTACCTGATATTGATCTTCATATTTCAACCGGTACTCGGCCTGATTGCCACGAGCGGGGCCTTTCTGACTGCCGGGTTGACTTTGCTTCAGGAAATTCTGGTCAAGGACAGTATGAAAGAGGCCAACCGCCTGAATTCGGATAACCAGCGATTCGTGGTTTCGTTTATGCGCAACGCAGAGGTTACCGTGGGCATGGGCATGATCGGCAACATCACGGACCGGTTTATGTATAAAAACCAAAAAGTCATGGGAAACCAGACCCGGTCTTCCAATGTAGCGGGCATTATTCATGCCGTGACAGATCCTTTGCGCAGCACGATCCAGGTGCTGATTTACTGCTTTGGTGCTTATTTTTGCATTACCTCCGGATTTAATCCCGGCCTTATGGTGGTCTGCTCAATTATCATGGGACAGGCGCTGACTCCGATCATGCGGCTTACCGGGTCCTGGCGGCAGGCGGCGGCGGCCAGGGAAGCATACTTTCGTTTAAAGAATGTCGCCTATGCAAGTGCACTAAAAAAACAGACCATGCCTCTGCCGCCGCCCCAGGGAGAACTGACCGTGGACCGAGTGGTTTTCGGTCTGAACGGCCGGATCTGGCTGCGTGGAATTTCCTTTAATCTTCTGCCTGGAGAATCTTTAGGGATTATCGGCCCCTCGGGTGCCGGCAAAACCACCCTCTGCCGTCTGCTGCTGGGCATCTGGCCAAGCATAGGCAATGGGAAAGTCTACCTGGACGGCCGGGACATTTTTGCCTGGAGCAAGGATGAGATCGGCCCATGGATCGGCTATCTGCCCCAGGAGGTGGCGTTGTTTCCAGGTACTGTGGCCGAAAATATCGCCCGACTGGATACCGGAGGACCGGATCTTCTATCACGGGCCATTGAAATAAGCGGCTGCGGCCCGCTGATCGAATCTTTGCCCCAGGGCCTTGACACCCGGGTCGAAGGAGAAACAGGCAGCAAGCTCTCCGGGGGGCAGAAACAGCGGATCGGACTGGCCCGGGCACTTTACGGTGACCCGAAATTCATAGTCCTGGATGAACCCACGTCCAACCTGGACGAAGCCGGAGAAAAACAACTGCTCCGGGCTCTGGACAGTATCAAGGGACAATGTACCTGTATCATGGTCACCCATAAACCCTCACTGCTCCAGTCCATGGACAAGGTGCTGGTGGTCCGGGAGGGGCTTGCCGCCGCGTTCGGCCCCAAAGACCAGGTTATGGCGCAACTTGCCGGGCAAAGGGCACCCGGCAGCAGCTCCCAAAACGCCCAGGTATTGCCTGCAGCAGGAGGCCGGCCATGA
- a CDS encoding HlyD family type I secretion periplasmic adaptor subunit encodes MNTQDKLLETNPTRYVIAGLLVIALFFGGLTVWAIYFPFQGAVIAPGTVRVYGERRVVQHLEGGIIDKILVRDGDLVKAGDLLIRLKSSKVKANVDILQGRMWAKQAEAARLRAEASMSKSVTWPKPLQDNSVHSELPSIKAMESDIFKSRKSDLDGKIHLYESQILQLGNQAQGAREELKSTQEIVANLTKDLSSKHGLLEKKYMGNSEILVLERQLAEAKGRVGRLKQDIAATQQRIQEFQLRIVDAKNEYRESAVSRLGEITDQIYEIQEQLKPELDARERLEVRAPVTGTVINIQVHTEGSGVIHSGMPLMEIVPKTQSLVIKAQVRPQDITNVRQGQKTKVNLSAFHRIGTPPINGKVEYVSPDLMTSKAQGGHTASYYEVHVKVDPEDLAAKGAYLSAGMPVACYITTDKRNIISYLLGPLLQNVDTALRE; translated from the coding sequence ATGAACACTCAAGATAAATTATTGGAAACCAATCCCACACGATATGTTATCGCTGGACTCCTGGTAATCGCCTTGTTTTTCGGCGGACTTACCGTCTGGGCCATATATTTCCCCTTTCAGGGCGCCGTTATTGCCCCCGGAACTGTTCGGGTATACGGGGAGCGGCGTGTGGTTCAGCACCTTGAAGGCGGCATTATCGACAAAATTCTGGTCAGGGACGGAGATCTGGTTAAGGCAGGCGATCTGTTAATTCGGTTGAAAAGTTCCAAGGTCAAAGCCAACGTGGATATATTACAAGGGCGTATGTGGGCCAAGCAGGCCGAGGCCGCAAGGCTCAGGGCCGAAGCGTCCATGAGCAAATCAGTTACCTGGCCCAAACCATTGCAGGATAACAGCGTTCATTCGGAACTGCCCTCAATCAAAGCAATGGAATCCGATATTTTTAAAAGCCGAAAATCGGATCTGGACGGAAAGATTCACCTCTATGAATCCCAAATCCTGCAACTGGGCAACCAGGCCCAGGGGGCAAGAGAAGAACTTAAAAGTACCCAGGAGATCGTCGCCAACCTCACAAAGGATCTATCCAGCAAACACGGTCTTCTTGAAAAAAAATACATGGGAAACAGTGAAATCCTGGTGCTGGAGCGACAACTGGCGGAGGCCAAGGGCCGAGTTGGAAGACTCAAGCAGGATATTGCCGCCACCCAGCAGCGAATTCAGGAATTCCAGCTCAGAATTGTGGATGCCAAAAATGAATACAGGGAGAGCGCCGTATCCAGACTTGGAGAGATCACGGATCAAATCTACGAAATTCAGGAACAGCTCAAACCGGAACTGGACGCTCGGGAGCGCCTGGAAGTCCGGGCTCCGGTCACCGGGACCGTCATCAATATCCAGGTGCATACCGAAGGCTCCGGAGTGATTCATTCAGGTATGCCGCTCATGGAGATTGTTCCCAAGACCCAGTCCCTGGTCATCAAAGCCCAGGTGCGGCCCCAGGATATCACCAATGTCCGCCAGGGCCAGAAGACCAAGGTCAACTTATCTGCCTTTCACAGGATCGGCACCCCGCCCATTAACGGCAAGGTCGAGTATGTCTCCCCGGATTTGATGACATCAAAGGCCCAAGGCGGCCACACCGCATCTTATTATGAAGTCCATGTGAAAGTAGACCCGGAAGATCTGGCGGCCAAGGGCGCCTATCTGTCGGCCGGCATGCCTGTGGCATGTTATATTACCACGGACAAACGAAACATTATTTCTTACCTGCTTGGGCCTTTACTCCAGAACGTGGATACGGCGCTCAGGGAATAA
- a CDS encoding methyltransferase domain-containing protein encodes MNDTLISKMNEARHKASTGNFQEMTALCRQILEAHGNDLNICLDVGTLFQNFGFLSSARECYERILHENSEDSRVLNNLANLARDKADHDKAMEICSSLVSQYPHLPIIRRNFLISQEYDPNIPDLDRFQAAREWGDWIVSKVGGPFARPTIIPLKNRPLRIGYVSFDFCQHTVGLFLKPVIETHNPERVNVFAYNAGKVDDWVTHSVRTHCTFRDITSMDDLKAANLIREDRIDVLVDLSGHTAGSRLALFAHRPAPVQVSWLGYFATTGLSCMDAVLLDRWHAPSGAQDCFIEKIIHLPSGRICYQPVPFAPEVAPLPSLKNGYVTFGSFNNTAKLNTAVFDLWAKILSRIPQSRLVLKWRTFNDPDFRQSVRNHFIRRGIEDHRIELRGPSFHADVLAEYADIDIGLDPFPFSGCLTSCEALWMGVPVITLPKDRVVSRQTHALLSAIGLKNLSGRDDKDYIRIAVELAEDSEQLNMLRTTLRQRMQASSLCNVKSFAHTLENSMISLYNDIEQHENRTKIVLNVGAGHPKSGASIPKAFKRPGWKEVRLDIDPANEPDIRGSMLDMSAVEDESVHAVFSSHVIEHLYPNEVELALKEMLRVLKPEGYAVITCPDLQAAAQMIFEDRLLEIAYQSPAGPVTPFDIVYSHRQFTGRDKPFMAHHCGFTLKVLVGTLQANGFKATAGLRRPDAFDLWVVAAKAPMDDEDIKNIGREFLPV; translated from the coding sequence ATGAACGATACTTTGATTTCAAAAATGAATGAGGCCAGGCATAAGGCTTCCACAGGCAATTTCCAGGAAATGACCGCGCTGTGCAGACAAATTCTTGAGGCCCACGGCAATGACCTCAATATCTGCCTTGATGTCGGAACGTTATTTCAGAATTTCGGATTTTTATCTTCGGCACGGGAATGCTATGAGCGAATATTGCATGAAAATTCCGAAGACTCCAGAGTATTGAATAACCTCGCCAATCTGGCAAGGGATAAGGCCGACCATGACAAAGCCATGGAAATTTGTTCATCCCTTGTTTCTCAATATCCGCATCTCCCCATCATACGCAGGAATTTTCTAATCAGCCAGGAGTACGATCCGAATATACCGGACCTGGATCGGTTTCAGGCTGCCCGGGAGTGGGGTGATTGGATCGTTTCAAAAGTTGGCGGTCCATTTGCCCGCCCCACAATTATTCCGCTTAAAAACCGGCCCCTGCGCATCGGATATGTTTCCTTCGACTTTTGTCAGCATACGGTGGGGTTATTTTTGAAACCGGTCATTGAGACCCATAATCCTGAACGGGTAAACGTGTTTGCATACAATGCCGGTAAGGTGGATGACTGGGTAACCCATTCGGTCAGAACCCATTGCACATTCCGCGATATTACTTCCATGGATGATTTAAAAGCCGCCAATCTGATCCGAGAGGACAGGATTGATGTACTGGTGGATCTTTCAGGCCATACTGCCGGTTCCAGGCTTGCGCTGTTTGCCCATCGGCCTGCTCCGGTTCAGGTCTCCTGGCTGGGCTATTTTGCCACCACAGGTCTTTCCTGTATGGACGCCGTACTGCTTGACAGATGGCACGCTCCGTCCGGCGCACAGGATTGTTTTATTGAAAAAATAATCCACCTGCCGTCAGGGCGAATCTGCTATCAACCCGTGCCCTTTGCACCAGAAGTTGCACCTCTTCCCAGCCTGAAAAATGGTTATGTTACCTTTGGCAGTTTTAACAACACCGCAAAGTTGAATACCGCTGTATTTGATTTATGGGCAAAAATTTTAAGCAGGATACCTCAATCCAGATTAGTTCTCAAATGGCGCACATTCAATGATCCAGATTTCAGGCAGTCCGTCCGAAATCATTTTATCCGCCGAGGAATTGAGGACCACCGTATTGAATTGCGGGGACCGTCTTTTCATGCTGACGTGCTCGCTGAATATGCCGACATTGACATCGGCCTTGATCCTTTTCCCTTTTCCGGTTGCTTAACCAGTTGTGAAGCCTTGTGGATGGGCGTTCCGGTGATTACGCTTCCCAAAGACCGGGTTGTCAGCCGTCAGACCCATGCCCTTTTATCTGCTATAGGGCTTAAAAATCTGTCAGGAAGAGATGACAAAGATTATATCCGGATTGCCGTAGAACTGGCCGAAGATTCTGAGCAGTTGAATATGCTGCGGACAACCCTGCGCCAGCGGATGCAAGCTTCTTCTTTGTGCAACGTAAAATCATTTGCCCACACCCTGGAGAACAGTATGATCTCTTTGTATAATGACATCGAACAGCATGAGAACCGGACAAAAATTGTTTTAAATGTCGGTGCAGGCCACCCCAAAAGCGGTGCAAGTATCCCCAAGGCATTTAAACGTCCGGGCTGGAAGGAGGTCCGCCTCGACATTGATCCGGCCAATGAGCCTGATATACGGGGCAGTATGCTGGATATGTCTGCCGTTGAAGATGAATCCGTTCATGCGGTGTTTTCTTCACATGTTATTGAGCATTTGTACCCCAATGAAGTGGAACTTGCACTGAAAGAGATGCTTCGGGTATTAAAGCCGGAAGGGTATGCGGTGATCACCTGCCCGGATTTACAGGCAGCCGCCCAAATGATTTTCGAAGACAGGCTTTTGGAAATCGCATATCAATCCCCGGCCGGACCGGTGACCCCTTTTGACATCGTTTATTCCCACCGTCAGTTTACGGGAAGGGATAAACCCTTTATGGCGCACCATTGCGGATTCACTTTAAAGGTATTGGTCGGCACCCTGCAGGCCAACGGATTTAAAGCAACTGCCGGGCTCAGACGGCCGGATGCCTTTGATCTTTGGGTGGTTGCAGCAAAAGCCCCTATGGATGATGAAGATATCAAAAATATAGGCCGGGAGTTTCTTCCTGTTTAA
- a CDS encoding type I secretion system permease/ATPase, with protein sequence MIRYLKTCVKYFVFAGFFSLFINTLHLTFSIYMLAVYDMVLANHVMSTLYVITAIALAALTVQGALEFLRSRLLVRAGIRLDTLLTGPVVREMLRDLSRSDGKAYFDGIKDIHTLRNYLGGNAIFAFFDVPWVPIYIGIIYLVHPALGLVATAGGIINLILGLIQSKNSNKANQTAAALNMKGRQWTETSFRAARELQCMGMIRNAGKGYCLLNNVEMLKKDQADRFSHTLGAISQSFGLFMQVVIYGAGAILVLYNQAGVGVIIAASIIMGKGLSPINQGISAWQQTAGAKTAYDNLKRLILKAPEKKCVDRETLSGKLEADELCLSIGENEVLKNISFIVEPGESVGLIGPNGAGKTCLCRMLLGMWKPTTGSAKLDGHDLFEMDNDSLRDFIGYLPQSVELFSGTVAENIARMGPVDEAAVVAASKRAGAHEIILRLAKGYDTDIGDSGFNLSGGQRQRVGLARALYGSPGLVILDEPNANLDEAGDNALMEVLKDLKEKKVTSIMITHKPALLQGVDKILVLEQGRVARFGPKDKIFSQMTGDNACAV encoded by the coding sequence ATGATCCGTTATCTTAAGACCTGCGTCAAATATTTTGTTTTTGCAGGGTTCTTCTCCCTGTTCATCAACACACTTCACCTGACCTTTTCGATTTATATGCTGGCGGTGTACGATATGGTTTTAGCCAACCACGTTATGAGTACGCTGTATGTGATCACGGCCATTGCCCTGGCGGCGCTGACAGTTCAAGGCGCGCTTGAGTTCCTTCGGTCCAGGCTCCTGGTCCGGGCCGGTATTCGACTGGACACCCTGTTGACAGGTCCCGTGGTCCGGGAGATGCTCAGGGATCTGTCCCGCAGCGACGGCAAAGCCTATTTTGACGGGATCAAGGATATTCATACTCTGCGCAACTACCTGGGCGGCAATGCCATTTTTGCTTTTTTTGACGTCCCCTGGGTGCCCATATATATCGGAATCATTTATCTAGTTCATCCGGCTCTCGGCCTGGTTGCCACAGCCGGCGGGATCATCAATCTGATTTTGGGTCTGATTCAGAGTAAAAACAGCAACAAAGCCAACCAGACCGCAGCGGCCTTGAACATGAAGGGGCGGCAGTGGACCGAGACCAGTTTCAGGGCAGCCCGGGAGCTGCAGTGCATGGGAATGATCCGGAACGCGGGCAAAGGCTATTGCCTCCTGAACAACGTGGAAATGCTAAAAAAGGATCAGGCCGACCGGTTCAGCCACACACTTGGGGCCATCAGCCAAAGCTTCGGGCTTTTCATGCAGGTGGTCATCTACGGAGCAGGCGCCATTCTGGTGCTCTACAATCAAGCCGGTGTCGGTGTGATTATCGCCGCCTCCATCATCATGGGCAAGGGGCTTTCCCCCATCAACCAGGGGATTTCGGCCTGGCAGCAGACCGCCGGTGCAAAAACCGCCTATGACAACCTGAAACGCCTGATCCTGAAGGCCCCGGAAAAAAAATGCGTGGACCGGGAGACGCTGTCCGGAAAACTGGAAGCTGATGAATTATGCCTATCCATCGGAGAAAATGAGGTGTTGAAAAACATCTCGTTTATCGTGGAACCCGGAGAGTCTGTGGGGCTGATAGGGCCCAACGGGGCCGGTAAAACCTGCCTGTGCCGGATGCTTTTAGGCATGTGGAAACCCACGACAGGTTCGGCGAAACTGGATGGCCATGATCTATTCGAAATGGACAATGACAGTCTCAGGGACTTTATCGGTTACCTGCCCCAAAGCGTAGAGCTGTTCAGCGGCACCGTGGCTGAAAACATCGCCCGTATGGGACCGGTGGATGAGGCGGCAGTGGTGGCCGCGTCGAAAAGGGCCGGGGCGCACGAGATCATTCTTCGCCTGGCCAAAGGCTACGACACGGATATCGGGGATAGCGGATTCAATCTTTCCGGCGGCCAGCGCCAGAGAGTGGGCCTTGCCCGGGCCCTGTACGGATCACCCGGCCTGGTAATTCTGGACGAACCCAATGCCAACCTGGACGAAGCGGGAGACAATGCGCTGATGGAAGTTCTCAAGGACCTCAAGGAAAAAAAAGTGACATCTATTATGATTACGCACAAACCTGCGCTGCTGCAGGGGGTTGATAAAATTTTAGTGCTGGAACAGGGCCGGGTGGCCCGATTCGGCCCAAAGGACAAGATCTTTAGCCAAATGACAGGAGATAATGCATGCGCCGTTTGA
- a CDS encoding ATP-binding cassette domain-containing protein has translation MRRLIHAWFGYLSVAGLFGFCINLIYLALPLYVMVVYDRVLYSYTHATLYALAVGLVISFAVMALLEFLKRRMMVRVARKLAVTMTGPVIRAMHAVPEYVRGLTDLETLRGAVAGGMIFWPAELPWIVLYVVGLFLIHPYVGAAGLISVFLAACAQILLFVLERRQYTLSDVAFHANAEQIRNGLENRLLIRGMGMLPALIARYTQQDKSAGNFTDRACDLHALIGAFTELIHYLGTAAVFTAGAYVFFSEKITSGAIFAAMLMTVRLFGPLVRSLGDIKKTVEVKGAVKRLKAYIPAQGPADKFSLPEPKGELVMEAGGLTVGGKTILNNIAFSLSPGQFLGVLGPSRAGKTSLCRAILGVWPLTAGKVRLDGADLAHWPDEALGQHLGYLPQESQLFSGSVAQNIARMDEPDADKVVAAAQLAGVHEMILKLPNGYDTMINPQNGNLSAGQKQLISLARAVYGEPKFLVMDSPSTFIDEDGFRCLAECLNRLKQKNITAVIVTDKTNLLTGFDKILVIKEGQVAMYGPTQDVIAQLTGQQKA, from the coding sequence ATGCGCCGTTTGATTCATGCCTGGTTTGGATATCTGAGTGTTGCCGGATTGTTCGGTTTCTGTATTAATCTAATCTACCTTGCCCTGCCTTTATATGTAATGGTGGTGTATGACCGGGTGCTGTACAGTTATACCCATGCCACATTGTACGCACTGGCGGTGGGTCTTGTTATCAGTTTTGCCGTCATGGCACTGCTGGAATTTTTAAAACGGCGGATGATGGTCCGGGTGGCCAGAAAGCTTGCCGTGACCATGACCGGACCTGTGATTCGGGCCATGCATGCGGTTCCCGAATACGTCCGGGGACTTACGGATCTTGAGACCCTCAGGGGCGCTGTTGCAGGCGGCATGATTTTCTGGCCGGCTGAACTGCCATGGATCGTCCTGTATGTGGTCGGACTTTTTCTCATTCATCCCTATGTCGGGGCTGCCGGGCTCATCAGTGTGTTCCTGGCAGCGTGTGCCCAGATCCTGCTGTTTGTTCTTGAACGGCGGCAATACACGCTTTCCGATGTGGCGTTCCATGCCAATGCTGAGCAGATCCGTAACGGACTTGAAAACAGACTTCTGATCCGGGGGATGGGCATGCTGCCGGCCTTGATCGCACGTTATACACAGCAGGATAAATCTGCAGGAAATTTCACCGACCGGGCCTGCGATCTTCACGCACTGATCGGTGCATTTACCGAGCTTATCCACTATCTTGGAACTGCCGCGGTTTTTACGGCGGGGGCCTATGTGTTTTTCTCGGAAAAAATCACGTCGGGTGCCATTTTTGCCGCCATGCTGATGACAGTGCGCCTTTTCGGTCCGCTGGTGCGAAGTCTTGGCGATATCAAGAAGACCGTAGAAGTCAAAGGGGCTGTAAAACGGCTGAAGGCCTATATCCCCGCCCAAGGCCCGGCAGATAAATTTTCCCTGCCGGAACCCAAGGGAGAACTGGTCATGGAGGCGGGCGGGCTGACAGTGGGCGGTAAAACGATCCTGAACAATATCGCCTTCAGCCTTTCACCGGGTCAATTCCTTGGGGTATTAGGACCATCACGGGCCGGGAAGACCTCCCTGTGCAGGGCAATACTCGGTGTCTGGCCCCTGACAGCAGGCAAGGTTCGGCTGGATGGTGCAGATCTCGCCCATTGGCCTGACGAAGCACTGGGGCAACACCTGGGATACCTACCCCAGGAATCGCAGCTTTTTTCCGGTTCCGTGGCACAAAATATTGCAAGAATGGACGAACCTGATGCGGATAAGGTGGTGGCTGCGGCTCAACTTGCCGGTGTCCATGAAATGATCCTGAAATTACCCAACGGTTATGACACAATGATCAATCCGCAAAACGGAAACCTTTCGGCCGGCCAGAAGCAGTTGATATCCCTGGCACGTGCAGTATATGGCGAACCCAAATTTCTTGTGATGGATTCGCCGTCAACCTTTATAGACGAAGATGGGTTTCGCTGTCTTGCCGAGTGCCTGAACCGGCTCAAGCAAAAAAATATTACTGCAGTAATCGTTACGGACAAAACCAATTTATTGACCGGCTTTGATAAAATTCTGGTTATCAAGGAGGGACAGGTTGCCATGTATGGCCCAACCCAGGATGTGATCGCTCAATTGACAGGGCAACAAAAGGCTTAA
- a CDS encoding GxxExxY protein, giving the protein MAFDELSNRVIGHAIEVHRELGPGLLESTYEQCLAYELSKDNISFKLQHPLPVFYKSVRIDCGYRVDLLVEDSLLLELKSVEQIKSIHKAQILTYMRLANISKGLLINFNIELLKQGIKRFVL; this is encoded by the coding sequence ATGGCGTTTGATGAATTGTCTAATCGTGTTATCGGCCATGCCATTGAAGTTCATAGGGAACTTGGTCCAGGTTTACTTGAGTCTACATATGAACAATGCCTTGCTTATGAATTAAGTAAAGATAACATATCATTCAAACTGCAGCACCCGCTTCCTGTATTTTACAAAAGTGTCCGCATTGATTGCGGATACCGGGTCGATTTATTGGTAGAAGACAGCCTTCTTCTCGAATTAAAAAGTGTTGAACAAATAAAAAGCATCCATAAAGCCCAAATCTTAACGTATATGAGATTAGCCAATATCAGTAAAGGATTGTTAATAAATTTTAACATCGAACTTTTAAAACAGGGTATTAAAAGATTCGTACTCTAA